The following proteins come from a genomic window of Thermoproteus sp.:
- the dnaG gene encoding DNA primase DnaG → MGALTIVSKYMIVAQIEVNGAVDKSDIIGALFSQTEGLLGKDMDLRELQMMGRIGRIEIDILEKDGRTKARINIPSNLDRYETALVAALIESVERVGPYPATVKIIEVRDLREEKRNRIIERAKELVKMLEEEILPDTKEILEKLKEDVAKAEIIEYGPEKLPAGPDIDKSDSIIIVEGRADVVNLVKHGYRNVIAIEGISQGIPQTIIELSKKRTVTAFVDGDKGGELVLRDLLKVAHVDYIARAPPGKEVEQLTAKEIARALRNKMSVEEYLAQQKAQEQAPAQQPQQQAPAVETQQQPPQARSPSGLPEFLKGKIDEMLGTLEAEVYDDKWGLIKRLAVRELPDFLASNESNIYAILMDGIATQRIVDLAAKRGVKYIIAARIGPIAKAPEDMSVISFDEVKTS, encoded by the coding sequence ATGGGTGCCTTAACCATAGTCTCCAAGTACATGATCGTAGCCCAGATCGAAGTAAATGGAGCTGTAGATAAATCCGACATAATCGGCGCCCTCTTCTCGCAGACGGAGGGCCTATTGGGCAAAGACATGGATTTAAGGGAGTTACAGATGATGGGGAGGATAGGCAGGATAGAAATCGACATACTCGAAAAAGACGGCCGTACGAAGGCTAGGATAAACATTCCGTCAAACCTAGACCGCTACGAGACCGCGCTGGTCGCTGCGTTAATCGAAAGCGTGGAGAGGGTAGGGCCCTATCCTGCGACTGTTAAGATAATAGAAGTTAGAGACTTAAGGGAGGAGAAACGGAATAGAATAATCGAGAGGGCTAAAGAGCTCGTGAAGATGTTGGAGGAGGAGATACTGCCCGACACAAAGGAGATCTTGGAGAAGTTAAAAGAGGATGTAGCCAAGGCCGAGATAATAGAATATGGGCCCGAGAAGCTTCCTGCAGGTCCCGATATAGATAAATCGGACAGTATAATTATAGTCGAAGGCCGCGCCGACGTCGTCAACTTGGTGAAACACGGCTATAGGAACGTGATAGCGATAGAAGGTATAAGTCAGGGGATTCCTCAGACCATTATAGAGTTGAGCAAAAAGAGGACCGTCACGGCCTTCGTCGATGGCGACAAGGGCGGCGAGCTGGTCCTCCGCGATCTGTTAAAGGTGGCGCATGTGGACTATATAGCCAGGGCGCCTCCGGGCAAGGAGGTGGAACAACTAACGGCCAAGGAGATAGCGAGGGCCTTGAGGAACAAGATGTCGGTTGAGGAATATTTGGCTCAACAGAAGGCGCAAGAGCAAGCCCCGGCCCAACAGCCGCAACAACAAGCCCCGGCCGTAGAGACGCAACAACAGCCCCCGCAAGCCCGTTCGCCGTCTGGGCTTCCCGAGTTCCTGAAGGGCAAGATAGACGAAATGTTGGGGACTTTAGAGGCCGAGGTCTACGACGATAAGTGGGGACTTATTAAGAGGCTCGCCGTGAGGGAGTTGCCCGACTTCTTGGCGTCTAACGAGAGCAATATATATGCGATATTAATGGACGGCATAGCTACACAAAGGATAGTGGACCTAGCGGCCAAGAGGGGCGTAAAGTACATAATTGCCGCGAGGATAGGGCCTATCGCCAAGGCGCCGGAGGACATGTCGGTGATCTCTTTCGACGAGGTGAAGACTAGTTAA
- a CDS encoding FHA domain-containing protein yields MPWRCPICGTENPDEVDVCRICGAYRPTANTVSASDWRGARILPPYKRLIVEILDSSVKSLVGLSRQIDLTATGNIITIGRALDNHLVIPDPTVSRRHLRIIVSSDGLVIEDLGSTNGTYLLPEGKKINTAKVGEEASIKIGNSVIKLSLRK; encoded by the coding sequence ATGCCTTGGCGATGTCCGATATGCGGCACCGAGAATCCTGACGAGGTCGATGTCTGTAGGATCTGCGGCGCGTATAGGCCTACTGCCAATACGGTGAGCGCGTCGGACTGGAGGGGCGCTAGGATATTGCCCCCATATAAGCGCCTAATTGTGGAGATCTTAGATTCGTCGGTCAAAAGCTTAGTTGGGCTCTCCAGACAGATAGATCTGACTGCAACTGGCAATATCATAACTATCGGGCGCGCCCTAGACAACCACTTAGTGATTCCCGACCCTACAGTCTCTAGGAGACATTTGAGGATAATTGTCTCTTCCGACGGCTTGGTGATAGAGGACTTGGGGAGCACCAACGGCACATATCTACTTCCTGAAGGCAAGAAGATAAACACGGCTAAAGTGGGCGAAGAGGCCTCAATAAAGATAGGTAATTCTGTTATAAAACTGTCATTAAGGAAATAG
- the map gene encoding type II methionyl aminopeptidase, with product MNELVTVGDIVHKALNYALDMIHPDMPVLELCEKIEQFIIAQGARPAFPVNIGINEVAAHYTAVKADEKKIPKNSVVKIDIGAHRDGYIVDAAVTVALGTNAYDGLVKAAYKALKSAQDMIKPGVKAWQVGGAIEASIKEAGYKPIYNLTGHRIERYNLHAGDVVPNYSDKSASQAFKVHDVYAVEPFATNGKGFVIDNNIITIFRLMKRKSKKYQKYIDIIYNYSNNLPFSPRWFDQIPEDFYREGLSEGVLYGYEVLVEEGRGFVAQFEDTFLIEEDGARPLARTLELI from the coding sequence ATGAATGAGTTGGTGACAGTCGGCGACATAGTCCATAAAGCGCTCAACTACGCCCTCGATATGATCCACCCAGACATGCCCGTGTTGGAGCTCTGTGAGAAGATAGAACAATTCATAATAGCGCAAGGCGCAAGGCCGGCGTTTCCAGTCAATATAGGCATTAACGAAGTCGCCGCACATTACACCGCCGTGAAGGCCGACGAAAAGAAAATTCCGAAAAATTCTGTGGTGAAAATAGATATAGGAGCCCATAGGGATGGATATATAGTAGATGCTGCCGTTACTGTAGCCCTAGGCACCAACGCGTACGACGGGCTAGTTAAGGCGGCCTACAAGGCCTTGAAGAGCGCCCAAGATATGATAAAACCTGGAGTTAAGGCCTGGCAGGTAGGAGGGGCCATAGAGGCCAGCATAAAGGAGGCTGGATATAAGCCTATTTACAACTTAACCGGACACAGAATAGAGCGCTATAATTTACATGCAGGAGATGTAGTGCCCAACTATAGCGATAAGTCCGCCTCTCAAGCCTTTAAGGTCCACGACGTCTATGCCGTAGAGCCTTTTGCTACAAATGGTAAAGGGTTTGTTATAGATAATAATATTATTACAATATTTAGGTTAATGAAAAGAAAATCTAAAAAATATCAAAAATACATAGATATTATATATAATTATTCGAATAATCTGCCGTTCTCGCCCAGATGGTTCGACCAAATACCCGAAGACTTCTATAGGGAGGGCTTGTCCGAGGGAGTTCTCTACGGCTACGAGGTCCTCGTGGAGGAAGGCAGGGGCTTCGTGGCGCAATTTGAGGACACCTTCCTAATAGAAGAAGACGGGGCGAGGCCCCTCGCCAGGACTTTAGAGCTGATATAG